One window from the genome of Variovorax sp. PAMC26660 encodes:
- a CDS encoding tripartite tricarboxylate transporter substrate binding protein — MKTPTRRSFVATAAALALLPSARAQDGYPSRPIQLNHGFGAGGNADVVSRLLAQKMQEKLKQPVVVEIKSGAGGLIATDFVAKARPDGYNIVMLTGAHTVSAVLRKTLPYDPVKDFAFISTVTSFPFVVAVRADHPARNLAELLATAKQTPDRVTFTSVGVGSTQHMVGELLGVSAGVKLLHVPYRGGGAPVQAVIAGDVDILADTLTVATPHIQSGRLRALAVTSAQPWPSMPQVPAVASVLKGFEIRSWLGLAAPHGTPPQVVELLDRSVRLVLDDPGVKAMLASLGSEAAPSSAAQMKSMVEREIKRWSEVVAQAGIPRQ, encoded by the coding sequence ATGAAGACCCCGACCCGGCGCAGCTTCGTCGCCACCGCTGCTGCGCTCGCGCTGCTGCCTTCGGCGCGCGCACAGGACGGCTACCCCAGCCGCCCGATCCAGTTGAACCACGGCTTCGGCGCGGGCGGCAATGCAGACGTCGTTTCACGCCTGCTCGCCCAGAAGATGCAGGAGAAGTTGAAGCAGCCCGTGGTTGTCGAAATCAAAAGCGGGGCGGGCGGCCTGATCGCCACCGACTTCGTGGCCAAGGCCCGGCCCGACGGCTACAACATCGTCATGCTCACCGGTGCGCACACGGTGTCGGCCGTGCTGCGCAAGACGCTGCCCTACGACCCGGTGAAGGACTTCGCATTCATCTCGACCGTGACGAGCTTTCCCTTCGTCGTCGCCGTGCGTGCAGACCACCCGGCCCGCAATCTCGCCGAACTCCTCGCCACTGCGAAGCAAACGCCGGACCGGGTCACCTTCACGTCGGTCGGTGTGGGCTCGACGCAGCACATGGTCGGCGAACTGCTGGGCGTCAGCGCGGGCGTCAAGCTGCTGCACGTGCCTTATCGCGGCGGCGGCGCACCCGTGCAGGCGGTGATTGCCGGCGACGTCGATATCCTTGCGGACACCCTGACCGTTGCGACACCGCACATCCAGTCGGGCCGGCTGCGCGCACTGGCGGTCACCAGCGCGCAGCCCTGGCCGTCGATGCCGCAGGTGCCTGCCGTCGCGAGCGTGCTGAAGGGCTTCGAGATCCGGTCCTGGCTGGGACTCGCTGCGCCCCACGGTACGCCGCCGCAGGTGGTCGAACTGCTCGATCGCAGCGTGCGCCTGGTGCTTGACGATCCCGGCGTCAAGGCGATGCTGGCATCCTTGGGCAGCGAGGCCGCCCCGTCCTCTGCGGCCCAGATGAAATCGATGGTCGAGCGCGAAATCAAACGCTGGAGCGAAGTCGTCGCCCAAGCCGGGATTCCCCGGCAATGA